The following is a genomic window from Prunus persica cultivar Lovell chromosome G7, Prunus_persica_NCBIv2, whole genome shotgun sequence.
TAAAAAGggcagctgctgctgcttagCAACCCTTGTCTGGTTTCTTCCTCATCAGCCGCAAAGCCTCCTCCACAGACAATGATCCTGCAATTAGTAAAACCAATTTGTTCTTGTTCATTATCCCAACAGAAACACACCAGAGAGATATAAACAACAATCTTGCAGTGTAATGTTCTGATACAtcttcttcgtcgtcgtcttcttcttctaatctTTCTGAGCTCCACCTTATACCTCTCTGCAGCTGCTGGATATTCACCAACATGTAACACCAGGCTAAGCAGCTCTGCTTCAGCACagaattaatttattactttatttatgCCAtgatgcttcttcttttttttcccccttttcAAGAATATAAGTTGGTTTATTGCCAGTGTCTTGCTCTAGTTTTGGAAGAAAAAgtgggaaaaaaaggaaaatagtgAAGAATATTCTTCAATATTTTTATGCAGAAGCGTTGTTTTAGAAACTTCCCTTTGAAGGTTGTTCAAGTACAGACAGATGACTGACATTGTGTTCATGTTAAATTACTAAATTGCTTTGAGCTATTTTCCACTTTCCTTATTTCTTATAAACTTCTTTGTGCATTCAGATTCCTTCCCTTCTGTTTCCTTCTACTACAACcttctttttgtcttcttattcttaataaaggaaaaaaaaaacttattttctgcttcaaattttcaattgaattGTCCTCTGCTTATTGTAATATTTCCAAAATGGCAAACTGctagattggattggatataTGTGCACAGGGACAGGGCCTGACTGTGATAAACGTGGCACCACACAAGCTGTTCGCTACAATCCAAGAAAAGGCAAGACATTTAATTAGGTGAATATATAATCTGACTAGGAACGCCACACGATTCCAAAGCCAGCCAAAGCCTAACTCACTCCCCACCCCACCAAAATCCCTTCCTTCATGTTGAAGATTTCTCCCCAAGCAAAAACTTAGCAACATTAATTAACCCATCATAGTCATAAACCTACCTAAATCCTCTGTTTAGGTCTCCCAAACCAGCCATGCAGGCATATCAGCAAGTAACTAGTGCCCacaattaataaatatgcTAGCTAACTGCCTGACTTTAGAACATACAAAACCTCGGTGCTAAAATTGCAGATATCTGTAGCTCAACTAGTTAATAATTGTTATTCATGCACTTAAGGTTATGTGTTCGAGTCTCCCTTCATAAGACTgtataaatatacatacatattgcCGCCACTCAGCACAATACAGGTGTATCCGTCTGAGCCAAAACTAGCATGTACTTGTGTCCAACTGGCAGAATCAAAGGGACGTGGCAAAACAGAGGCAGCATCTAACCCTGGTTGGAAATGAAACCACTCTATCTTtagcattttgattttgttagtCCATGGAGCATATGATGTGGACATGTGTAGCTCTGGTTTGGCTGGCCTCTCTCCATCATCTCCACCTTAAACTTAACACACACAAAGAATTACACAACATTAACACAAAAGCCTGCCTCGTCAAGAATTAAAGCATCTAAAAGGAAATAGCTTTCCTGGGCATCAATTAAAAAGCTACCTCTTTATGCCAAATAACTTTACTTAGCCaaccctccctccctcctctctgctataaatattaattttcctCCTCCTGTTAATTAATTCCTAGCTATATGATGCTCTGTAGCTTTCAGTTTCAGGTTTGAGGCAGAGGAGAATtcggaaagaagaagacagtAAGAAATTATTATGTGTCAGCCTCACCCAGGTGTGCCTAGTTTGGTTAGGCTGAGAGACTTGGCGCTGCTGCATCACCATGGCAGATGGCTTCTTCTGCAGGGTCCTGCGGTGGTTCAGATTCAGACGTCAGTGGATTTGCATGCCGCTGCTGCTGCAGGCATGAGAGTCGAAGAGGAGGCTGctagtggtggtggtagaAGAGGTGGCAGCGGTGGCCCGACAAGGCAGTGCCTGTGCTCGCCGACCCGGCATCCGGGCTCGTTTCGGTGCAGGCAACACCATGCTGGGTATGTCTGGGGTACTGGTCGGATTGTGAGAAAAAACAGCTCCACTAATTAATTACTTCCAAATTATAAGCCTGCAAAGCGTGTACAAATTAAGAAGAGAAGGATGATttgcataaatatatatgggtGTATGAATTAATCACGCATATAATCAACATCACGTCCTTTCTATATGctgtaatttcttcttcaaaaccaagtttgttaaattttaaaaaataaaaaataaaaaaatttccggTGGAAAGTCCAGTTCAAGTTTAAAATTTACCATACTATGCATCGAGATGAAGCATCATTACCGTCTTCATTTAGTCAAAGAATTCGATTAGAATATAAACACACAAATCAATCAGTAATCTCTCGAATTGAGAGACCTTTCGTGTTGGAAAagaatatatgtttatatgtcCCTGCCGTCCAAAACCAATTTTTAATATTCCAATGTTGACATGTTTCATTATTGCATTTGATGGCCTCTAGTGTTTATGAAAACGACATTCACAAATTAACATGTTTCAATTCCAAATTCGATTCCGATAACCAATTTACACTGATAAAacaagtttatatatatataaaagatatCTCCTCAAGGGAACTTTACTCCATATTCCCTGTAATTTAAATACAAGTAAAATGAATCCTCCTTTTCCATGACTTTTGGTATATAAGCACACTGCTCTCTCGCATTCTACATGCTGATAGTAGTTGTGATCAGTGAGAACTTGATGATGCACATGGACAGGGAGTTGTTGGAACTGTCATTCACATTTAGCTCCCAAATTACAGATTCTACTGCACTTACAGTCCCTTGATCTTAACCGCTTCACTGCAAGATTTATAACAACGACTTAGTTGATGTAAAATACCAAATGAAATGTCACCTTTTTGGGGAACTGGTGCAAACCCAGCTTCCCATATATGACACTAAGGCCATGTTTGGTGATCagtattggattggattggatactCCCTATAGCTAAAGCATGTTTAAGGAAGAAATGAACATTTCTTTGATCAAGTTGaaggttgaagaagaaaacttaTCCCATCTAATCCCATCTAATCCCCACAAAATGGTAGGATAACAACACCTTATAACTAATCCCTCCTAATCCCCCTAACATGGAAAGTCATTCACCTCTACCGTCATTTCCTCCTTCAATATAACTTAGATTTAGGGACTTatccaattcaatccaatctGGAGCACCAAACGAGGCCTAAGCCTCTACACTAATTGGGTATAGCCAAAGAACCTAAACTTGCCCAAACAATTAGGACTGTAATTATAAATACACAGCAAGAAAAATGTGAAAACTATATCAATCAGTCGGGACTCGCTGTATCAGAGGAAACAGCTTCCCAATGCATGCAATTGACTTAGAAAATGGATACAAAGTAGAAATGTATACTGCTATAGAGATTTTGCAGAAATTTCAAACTAGccacaagaaagaagaaatcgGATCCTCACCTCAGGGCTGCAGTCCTGACGAACAATTGTCTGATTGTTTGTATTTACATACACCTCACATGATGCTTTTGCCTGATGAACATTTGTGATCACAATTAGAAAAAATTGCCAATGAAAGAATTCACATCGAAACTAACATGCATATGATAGAAGGGTCAAATAGAAAGCGGATCACACCATAATCAATGGCCTCTTCAGCCACTCATCCTTATTACATTGCAGCATTTCACATGTAATTTTTCTACAGAGTGATAAATCCACCAGCAGATAGGAATATTACAGGGTATGAAAGAACAGaagattttacttttcttatCCAAGACGAAATAATTTGGGTGTAAACAGGCTGTGCACCAATCTATAATGCATATATCACAAATTGAAGGGTACCCGTTCTTTAAATTCACTCAATTTTGAAATGACTGATTAACTTAAATTGACATAAACTCATACACACTACGAACTCCAGAACatcaaagaagaaattaatcaacaaaatgaaaacaaccaCATTGTGTGAAGCTAATCTTAGCTAGATGCAACACTTCTTACACATAAACCCCCCCAACTCTCTCATAAGACATCGAGTAAAACTCAGCCTACTGAATTTCATACAGATACGAAGACCATTTCACCAACAAAAAGTTTGCaactttgttcaaaaaattGACAAGTTTACGGATTCAATGCAAAATTCAATCTTTAACTTTTACTGTTCCAAGCAAACATCAGATAGAATCAATACCAACTAAAAGCTTCTACATTGAATCAAGAGCAAGTTTACCTTGATAggaattttgaagaaaaagagccCCAAAGTCCCTTCCACCTCCGTATCAGTATCAAAGGGTATTACACCCCTAGCCAAATCTTCAAGCAAGTAAAACACGTCGTGGATGACTTCAAGCCCGTCCAGCACGAGCGTGGCGTTCACGTACGACGACCCTCTGGCCCTCACACGCCCTCCATCGGAGCTCACAAACCCTAGCTCTCTCGCACGGTACCCCACCGTGACGCGGAGCGAGTCATAGTTCAAAGAAAACAAGTCGCGGTTTCGCACTCTGATGGTCAGAGAGAAGGAGAGGTCGAGAGTGGGTCTGGGGGACGAGTTGACTCTGACGTGGTTGAGTTTGAGCCGAACGAGTTGCAGGGTGGGGTCGGAggggaagaggaggaagatggCGGTGGAGAGGAGAAGGAGGGAGGCGGTGATTGAGAAGCAGAGGCGGAGACGACGTCGTCTCCTGTAGTTAGGATTGGGACGGTAAGGAGCTAAAACGACGACGGTTTGCTGGGATTGGGTGTGGGTCGGGTCGGATGGGATCGGAGCATAGTATACAGACTCGCCCTTGGAGGCCATTTTTTGTTGGAACTGATAAAGACACAAGACTGCACAGAGTTAAAGTCTTAATTCGCTGCGGCCAAACGGTTCGTTTTATTTTCGTACGTAAAATATTGTGTTGTTGAATGATATGCACCGGTTTGACTTGTCATGTGGTGGGCCGTAAATTACGTGGCAGGATCTGAGTCGTCCACGGTTGGTCCACTCTTATTTTGGAGTGGACGTGGCAAAACGAGGAGTGGTAAATagtttttcttcaagaaaacGAAATCCCTAGCCGCGAAGCAGACATCTCAGAAGGCAAACCAAGCGTCGGTTGTCGTTGTTGCTGATTTTGGCGGGTGAGAGTTGAGAGAAAGCGCGAGAAATCAATGGGTATAGGGGAAGCAGAGGAGGAAGGACCTATTTTCAGGGATATAAGGCGATATTATTGTGAGTACTGCGGCATCTGCAGGTCCAAAAAGACCCTGATTGCTTCTCACGTGCTCACTCACCACAAGGTTTCAGTCCATTCTTTTTAAGTCTGGTTTTTTATTGTccaattatgaatttttataaattgggTTTTCGAATTTGAGGGATTTACTGTTGTGGGttcatttggtttttgtattttaaaccAAATTTGAAGCTGGGTTGTCTTCAGATTGATTATCTTAAATTTttacttatgatttggttACTTTTGCTACAGGAAGAGATGGAAATGGCCAAAGAGGCTGAtggggaaagagagagggaaaaatcCAATACTTGCCAAGAATGTGGTGCTACTTTTAAAAAACCTGCATATCTCAAGCAACACATGCAAAGCCAttcccttgaggtattatttgCTATTAACTTCAAATTGTTAATAAACCTTCACATTTTTCCATAGTATTGGTGTCTGAAGTTGTGTTAAGGAAACCAGCGGCAGCTTGTATAGTACTCGTCTGACGATATTGCTACTGATTAGTTTGATAGCTTCATAACAGCTGATTGTGTCCATAGCTTTCCTTATTTTTCGGATGAAGGTCCTGTAATTTTCACATCAATTGAAGATATAAATTTTGCAGGATTCAACATTTTTAAGAACTATCCTTCCTTTGGATAGCGTGAAGCATTGGATCCCACACAGAGAACTCCAAAATGCGAGTGGTTTCTGACTTGACTGGACCAGTATCAGGTGGGAGACCTCCTGTGAAGCTCCATCAAGTGAACCTCAATCACGAACTGCTCGGTTTGAGGTTTGAATGCTTGATCATGTGCACTTTGAAATTATATGGTTATTCGTTCGTGAATTCCTTTTAGCTTATTTTGTACATTTTGGATGAGGTTTCTGTAGTATTTGCATCAATTGAAGTTATAAGTTTTGCAGGAATCGGCATTTGAAAGAAGTATCTGTTGGACAACGTGGAGCATTGGATCCCACACAAAGAACTCCAAAATGCGCAAGGGTTTGACTTGAATGGACCAGTACCAGGTGGGAGACCTCCTGAGAAGCTCCATCAAGCAAGCCCCAATCACGTACTGTTCAGTTAGAATTGAATGCTTGTTCACTTGTATTTTGAAACTATGGTTATTGGTTCCTGAATTCGTTTAGCTTATTCTTTACAGAGGCCGTACGTTTGTTTGGTGGATGATTGTCGTTCCAGCTTCAGAAGAAAGGACCACTTAAAtcgtcatcttcttcagcACCAAGGGAAACTCTTTAAGTGTCCGATTGAGAACTGTAATCGTGGGTTTGTTTCCCAAGGTAACATGAGGAGGCATGTGAGAGAACTCCACAATGAGGATGATCCTTTGGCTAATGTTGGAGGTCAGAAGCAGCATGTATGCCAGGATTGTGGAAAGGTGTTCAAATTTGCTTCAAAGCTGCAGAAGCATGAGAATTCTCATGGTAGCTTTCAtttctgaatttgatcttctttttgtattcTGCCTTGTGTGAGTGCGTCAGTGGTGAATAATGGTGTAAGATACaaatttttctgaaaatgaGGGGATGTGCttttgttgaagtttttgGCGTATGCTTAATGCAAACTCTAAATATATCCTTTTATGTGTGTAGTTAAGCTGGATTCAGTGGAAGCATTCTGCTCTGAACCTGGCTGTAtgaaatatttttctaatCAGAAATGCCTTAAGGCCCATATTCAGTCCTGCCACCAACATATCACCTGTGAGATATGTGGGACCAAGAAGCTGAAAAGGAACATCGAACGGCATCTCTGCACGCATGAAGGGGGACGTGCTTCAGTGGAGAGAATTAAATGCAGTTATAAGGGTTGTCTTCACACATTTTCAACTGTGAGTTACTGACTTGACTTTTAATGGGTTTATGTACACACATAAAGAACAAACAGATTTCAttattttggaaagaaaaaaaatagttttgcattcTTTGCGTTgccattgtttgtttttttattgtttccaTTTCTGATTTTGCTTATACATTTGCAGAAATCAAATCTCCATCAACATGTCAAGGCAGTACACCTTGAACATAAACCTTTTGTCTGTAGCTTTTCGGGTTGTGGCGTGAGATTCGCATACAAGCATGTGAGAGATAAGCATGAGAAGACTGGACGTCATGTCTATGCATATGTGAGTATTATTCTTACACATAATTCAATACCCTCATTTGTTGGATTTTGGGATAAGCATCTTTCCAGGCAATGCCACATTATGAGTTCATATGTGGGACATTATTGCTTTGAATTGCAGGGGGATTTTGAAGAGGCTGATGAGCAATTCCGGTCAAGGCCAAGGGGCGGCCGTAAGAGGAAGTACCCCACTATAGAAATGCTCGTACGAAAAAGGGTGACTCCACCAGACCAATTGGGCCAGGAGTCTGAGTACCACTCCTGGTTGCTCTAACAAGAGGCTGAAGACGAGAATTGAGCCATGCCCTTGAAGTAAGTGATTGGACATATCCACTACATACGCTAACCTACGTAGAAGTTTGTGTGTCATGAATCTGAACATTAGATATGGAAATTGGGTGATGCTGTGAATCTGAACACTAAATATGTATAGCATTTCTGTATTTTTTGAAGATAAGCATTATTCTGTTTAGTTGAATGGTATTTATTAATCCAATAGTTGAACCACGACCTCTATCTGAACTCCGAAGAACAAATTTGTGCGTTACTTGCCAAACCACCCATAACTTTGATGGGCTGGAACAGTCATTTTGCATTGGCTCAAAATTGTGGAATGAgtgctctctcttcttttagctctcatttttgctcaccacatGTTTATGTGGAACAAATTTGTTCTGCTTGTGAATATATCGTTTTGGACTTTTTAAACTCATCCTTTTCAATAGAACTTTCAATTACTATGCGTAGAAAGAATAAATAGATTTAAATTTGGGTGGAATATTTGGTGTGTGGTATATAAATTCC
Proteins encoded in this region:
- the LOC18769854 gene encoding transmembrane protein 106B produces the protein MASKGESVYYAPIPSDPTHTQSQQTVVVLAPYRPNPNYRRRRRLRLCFSITASLLLLSTAIFLLFPSDPTLQLVRLKLNHVRVNSSPRPTLDLSFSLTIRVRNRDLFSLNYDSLRVTVGYRARELGFVSSDGGRVRARGSSYVNATLVLDGLEVIHDVFYLLEDLARGVIPFDTDTEVEGTLGLFFFKIPIKAKASCEVYVNTNNQTIVRQDCSPE
- the LOC18769594 gene encoding transcription factor IIIA, producing the protein MGIGEAEEEGPIFRDIRRYYCEYCGICRSKKTLIASHVLTHHKEEMEMAKEADGEREREKSNTCQECGATFKKPAYLKQHMQSHSLERPYVCLVDDCRSSFRRKDHLNRHLLQHQGKLFKCPIENCNRGFVSQGNMRRHVRELHNEDDPLANVGGQKQHVCQDCGKVFKFASKLQKHENSHVKLDSVEAFCSEPGCMKYFSNQKCLKAHIQSCHQHITCEICGTKKLKRNIERHLCTHEGGRASVERIKCSYKGCLHTFSTKSNLHQHVKAVHLEHKPFVCSFSGCGVRFAYKHVRDKHEKTGRHVYAYGDFEEADEQFRSRPRGGRKRKYPTIEMLVRKRVTPPDQLGQESEYHSWLL